The following proteins are encoded in a genomic region of Longimicrobiales bacterium:
- a CDS encoding NADH-quinone oxidoreductase subunit J has protein sequence MIFLFYLFAGLAIGGAIGVVMAKSPVGSLLFMVTTLGAMAATFVLLEAHFLAAIQIIVYAGAIMVLFLFVIMLLNLGHDYQKDLKGGAFAVLSFGIIGGIAGILATRLGGAGMTAGSGGVAIDAAIAEHGAVGAIAETLYTTYVVPFEITGILLLVAIVGALVLAKRDV, from the coding sequence ATGATCTTCCTGTTCTACCTCTTCGCGGGACTCGCAATCGGTGGCGCGATCGGCGTCGTGATGGCAAAAAGCCCTGTGGGAAGTCTCCTCTTCATGGTGACAACGCTTGGGGCCATGGCTGCGACGTTCGTCCTGCTCGAGGCCCACTTCCTCGCCGCGATCCAAATTATCGTATACGCGGGCGCCATTATGGTGCTCTTCCTGTTTGTGATCATGCTCCTGAACCTCGGGCATGACTACCAGAAGGACCTGAAGGGAGGGGCGTTCGCCGTACTTTCGTTCGGCATCATCGGCGGGATCGCCGGCATCCTGGCCACCCGCCTCGGAGGTGCCGGTATGACGGCGGGCTCCGGCGGAGTCGCGATCGACGCAGCGATCGCCGAACATGGCGCCGTAGGTGCGATTGCTGAAACACTTTACACGACCTACGTGGTGCCATTCGAGATCACGGGAATCCTGTTGCTCGTAGCCATCGTGGGCGCACTCGTGCTCGCAAAGAGGGACGTCTGA
- the nuoL gene encoding NADH-quinone oxidoreductase subunit L, with product MTTSLIALLQGGGQAAGEGAHFEPFFPGFVILLPLLGFLANGWLALQHGRDSANAVRAGGELDLGDSSSRPATHTLPTWIGPGVMALAFLITAVNFTRMLGAHLEAPVVIEYWTWIATGTFTVNAAIQLDQLSIIMMMVVTGVGTLIHIFSVGYMKEDSGYPRYFAYLNLFVFFMLVLVMGSSYALMFVGWEGVGLCSYLLIGYWFSDREKADAGKKAFIVNRIGDVGFLIAMFLLYKAFGTVDFIQVFHEAQTLEYAGGLVTAITLFFFLGAVGKSAQMPLYVWLPDAMAGPTPVSALIHAATMVTAGVYLVVRSSVLFALSPVTSAVVAGIGVLTALFAATIALKQNDIKKVLAYSTVSQLGFMFIAVGVGAYTAGVFHLMTHAFFKALLFMGAGAVIHSMHEAYHNTHNHEDAQDMRNMGGLKVFLPITWTTMWIATFAIAGIWPFAGFFSKDEIIWQTAAFGGAANAPYPTLYTVYWILALAAAMLTAFYMTRMMVMTFHGTNRTGEEEAKHLHGAPPVMWIPLAILAVLSIFGGWINVPEAIQNSFLGGMGFLPMTEWLHHWLEPLTAQAHHIQEVNLGSVSESAPFGGGEVVWAVISTVAAGVVVFLSILFVGKQEIVPAAQDKTELTGISALLYNKYYVDEAYDRFVVQPIISASRFCWKVIDAGIIDGTVNAVGWLAKGIGWAVSMFQTGSVNTYAFILTVGVLFVLGASLF from the coding sequence ATGACGACTTCGCTGATCGCCCTTCTGCAGGGAGGCGGACAGGCCGCGGGCGAGGGCGCGCATTTCGAGCCTTTCTTCCCGGGCTTCGTGATCTTGTTGCCACTACTCGGCTTTCTGGCCAATGGGTGGCTCGCCCTTCAGCACGGCCGCGACTCCGCAAATGCGGTGCGTGCCGGTGGGGAACTCGACCTCGGAGACTCGTCGTCGAGGCCTGCGACGCACACGCTTCCCACATGGATCGGCCCCGGTGTCATGGCGCTGGCCTTCCTGATCACCGCCGTGAACTTCACGCGGATGCTGGGGGCACACCTCGAAGCACCTGTGGTCATTGAGTATTGGACCTGGATCGCCACAGGCACTTTCACGGTGAACGCCGCGATCCAGCTCGATCAGCTCTCGATTATCATGATGATGGTCGTCACGGGCGTCGGAACGCTGATTCACATCTTTAGCGTCGGCTACATGAAGGAAGATTCCGGATATCCGCGGTATTTCGCATATCTGAATCTTTTCGTCTTCTTCATGCTCGTCCTCGTCATGGGATCTAGCTACGCGCTGATGTTCGTCGGCTGGGAAGGAGTGGGGCTCTGTTCCTATCTCCTGATCGGCTATTGGTTCAGTGACCGGGAAAAGGCGGACGCCGGCAAGAAGGCGTTCATCGTAAATCGCATCGGCGACGTCGGCTTCCTCATCGCGATGTTCTTGCTGTACAAAGCGTTCGGCACGGTCGACTTCATCCAGGTCTTCCATGAGGCACAAACACTCGAGTATGCGGGTGGTCTGGTCACGGCGATCACGCTCTTCTTCTTCCTGGGCGCGGTCGGAAAGAGTGCGCAGATGCCGTTGTACGTCTGGCTGCCCGACGCGATGGCAGGCCCGACTCCGGTCTCAGCCCTGATCCACGCGGCGACAATGGTCACCGCAGGCGTCTATCTCGTGGTCCGGTCGTCGGTGCTGTTCGCACTTTCGCCTGTTACGAGTGCCGTGGTCGCAGGAATCGGTGTTCTGACTGCGCTGTTTGCGGCGACCATCGCGCTCAAGCAGAACGATATCAAGAAGGTTCTTGCCTACTCTACGGTCTCGCAGCTCGGATTCATGTTCATCGCCGTGGGAGTGGGAGCGTACACCGCGGGCGTCTTCCACCTCATGACCCACGCCTTCTTCAAGGCGCTTCTATTCATGGGGGCTGGTGCTGTGATTCACTCAATGCATGAGGCGTATCACAACACGCACAACCACGAAGACGCACAGGACATGCGCAACATGGGTGGGCTCAAGGTCTTCTTGCCCATCACATGGACCACAATGTGGATCGCGACATTCGCGATCGCCGGCATCTGGCCGTTTGCCGGATTTTTCTCGAAAGATGAAATTATCTGGCAGACCGCAGCCTTTGGTGGCGCAGCGAACGCCCCATATCCAACCCTCTATACGGTCTATTGGATTCTTGCTCTCGCTGCCGCGATGCTGACCGCGTTCTACATGACCCGCATGATGGTCATGACTTTCCACGGAACGAACCGTACAGGCGAAGAAGAGGCCAAGCACCTGCATGGGGCCCCGCCAGTCATGTGGATCCCGCTCGCGATCCTCGCCGTGCTTTCGATTTTCGGCGGGTGGATCAACGTCCCCGAGGCGATTCAGAACTCGTTCCTCGGCGGTATGGGCTTTCTTCCGATGACCGAGTGGCTGCATCACTGGCTCGAGCCGCTCACCGCTCAGGCCCATCACATCCAGGAAGTGAATCTTGGCAGTGTGTCTGAGAGTGCGCCGTTTGGAGGTGGAGAAGTGGTCTGGGCAGTGATTTCCACGGTCGCCGCCGGCGTCGTGGTCTTCCTCTCGATCCTGTTCGTCGGGAAGCAGGAGATTGTCCCGGCCGCTCAAGACAAGACCGAACTCACCGGAATCAGTGCACTCCTTTACAATAAATACTACGTGGACGAGGCATACGATCGCTTTGTCGTCCAGCCGATCATCTCTGCCTCCCGGTTCTGCTGGAAGGTCATCGACGCGGGCATCATCGACGGCACTGTGAACGCAGTCGGGTGGTTGGCGAAGGGGATTGGGTGGGCCGTGAGCATGTTCCAGACAGGATCCGTTAACACCTATGCGTTCATCCTCACCGTTGGGGTGTTGTTCGTCCTCGGCGCCAGCCTGTTTTAG
- a CDS encoding NADH-quinone oxidoreductase subunit N — translation MELDFSRQLHFFFALMPEVILCVWGMGVLVAGVSGKHKPGMEQDSNDPSFGGAADLGWLALAGVLLAALANGWLYGVTEVGRTSMIAIDGFRLFANWIFLVAAALTILVSFAYVYRQRLQAGEFYGLILLATAGMMFMAGARDLIVIFLGLEVMSIAVYALAAFNRRDRKSAEAGLKYFLLGAFSTGFFLYGIALVYGATGSTNIAAIGQSVSSGAGTGTLLTIGIAFLTVGFGFKVSAVPFHMWTPDVYEGAPAPVTAWMSAAVKAAAFVAFLRVFFVGFDGAYDSWYPIMWWLAAITMISANLIALVQSNVKRMLAYSSIAHGGYLLVAITAANETAAAALLFYLLVYTIMNIGAFAIVIAVAQHGEERLQIEDYAGFGWAQPVMGVILTIFLLSLAGFPGTGGFMGKMYLLQGAADAQLWYLSVVLVLSTIASYWYYLRLAWFMWMKRSASEDQHNLFVVPFPMRVALIASVFVVVYLGFFPGPALDFAKSSVEGLGAMSGTMLGLGQ, via the coding sequence ATGGAACTAGACTTCAGCCGTCAGCTCCACTTTTTTTTCGCGCTCATGCCGGAGGTGATCCTCTGCGTGTGGGGGATGGGTGTGCTCGTTGCCGGCGTATCCGGGAAGCACAAGCCGGGAATGGAACAAGATTCGAATGACCCGAGCTTTGGTGGGGCCGCCGATCTCGGTTGGCTAGCCCTCGCGGGGGTCCTGCTTGCAGCTCTTGCGAACGGATGGCTTTACGGGGTCACCGAAGTCGGCCGGACCTCGATGATCGCCATCGATGGGTTCCGACTCTTCGCTAACTGGATTTTCCTTGTGGCGGCCGCTCTCACCATTCTGGTCTCTTTCGCCTATGTGTATCGGCAGCGGCTGCAGGCCGGTGAATTCTACGGCCTGATCCTGCTCGCCACGGCAGGGATGATGTTCATGGCCGGCGCGCGTGACCTAATCGTCATCTTCCTCGGTCTCGAGGTCATGTCGATCGCGGTGTACGCATTGGCTGCCTTCAATCGGAGGGACAGGAAGTCGGCGGAGGCGGGCCTCAAGTACTTCCTGCTCGGAGCTTTCTCGACCGGATTCTTTCTGTACGGAATTGCGCTCGTGTACGGCGCCACAGGGAGCACGAACATTGCCGCCATCGGCCAGAGTGTTTCGTCGGGTGCGGGAACTGGCACACTCCTCACGATCGGTATCGCGTTCCTGACGGTCGGCTTTGGCTTCAAGGTGTCGGCAGTACCGTTCCACATGTGGACGCCAGATGTGTACGAAGGCGCACCTGCACCCGTCACGGCTTGGATGTCAGCGGCGGTGAAGGCTGCGGCTTTCGTCGCGTTTCTCAGGGTGTTTTTCGTCGGCTTCGACGGAGCCTACGATTCCTGGTATCCGATCATGTGGTGGCTTGCTGCCATCACGATGATCAGCGCCAACCTGATCGCACTCGTGCAATCGAACGTGAAGCGGATGCTGGCCTATTCTAGCATCGCGCATGGCGGGTATCTCCTCGTCGCGATCACAGCGGCGAACGAGACCGCGGCGGCCGCGCTCCTGTTCTACCTGTTAGTCTATACGATCATGAATATCGGCGCTTTTGCGATCGTGATCGCCGTGGCGCAGCACGGTGAGGAGCGGCTCCAGATCGAGGACTACGCCGGATTCGGTTGGGCACAGCCGGTGATGGGCGTCATCCTCACGATCTTCCTGCTCTCGCTCGCGGGCTTCCCGGGAACGGGTGGCTTCATGGGCAAGATGTACCTACTGCAAGGCGCGGCGGATGCACAGCTCTGGTACCTGTCGGTCGTCCTCGTACTCTCCACCATCGCATCGTACTGGTACTATTTGCGGCTCGCCTGGTTCATGTGGATGAAACGCTCCGCCAGCGAAGATCAGCACAACCTGTTTGTGGTGCCGTTCCCGATGCGCGTCGCCCTGATCGCCTCAGTTTTCGTGGTGGTTTACCTGGGTTTCTTCCCTGGTCCAGCGCTGGACTTCGCCAAGAGCAGCGTAGAGGGCCTCGGCGCAATGAGCGGGACCATGCTCGGGTTGGGGCAATAG
- a CDS encoding NADH-quinone oxidoreductase subunit M yields the protein MTSLLDSIGYAGWALHALIWLPVLGIGLVLWAEEGQAKTVAFWWSIGVFVLSLGLWWAFDPAHVGMQMESSTSWILGWGVNYSLGIDGISLFMVMLTTFSTSIAILGSFNYIGEKQRAFYALMLLLEAAVIGVFSATDVFLFYVFFELTLVPMYFMIGVWGGDRRIYAAIKFFLYTAFGSLLMLVGILFLFWKAKTLLGFPTFAYADLLQVPLTGTEQLWLFAAFALAFSVKVPLFPFHTWLPDAHVEAPTPGSVILAAVLLKMGTYGFLRFLLPLFPLAAQHPTVVTTMMVLAVIGILYTAWVAAVQPDAKKLVAYTSVAHMGFVVLGIFALTVNGLQGGLLVMISHGISTGALFLLLGMLYERRHTRTISEFGGIARVAPWFATAFLITALASIGLPGTSGFVGEFLVLLGAFETHPVLAFLATTGVIFAAYYMLPMVQTVFFNKLESEENRKIEDLSRREMVILAPLCALMIILGWNPTPVLERMEPSVRAVIERVESANAQVSLLEEQGLDLPGETTSALIEMGSSDANAVSDDPTADPTSDDAADVIADGDE from the coding sequence ATGACTTCACTACTTGATTCGATCGGATACGCGGGCTGGGCACTTCACGCGCTGATCTGGCTTCCGGTTCTCGGCATCGGTCTCGTCCTGTGGGCTGAAGAAGGCCAGGCGAAGACCGTCGCGTTCTGGTGGTCCATCGGGGTCTTCGTGCTAAGCCTTGGGTTGTGGTGGGCTTTCGACCCGGCACACGTGGGCATGCAGATGGAGAGTTCCACCTCCTGGATTTTAGGGTGGGGTGTGAACTACTCACTGGGTATCGACGGGATCAGCCTGTTCATGGTGATGCTGACGACGTTCAGCACCTCCATCGCGATCCTGGGTTCGTTCAACTACATCGGCGAGAAGCAGCGTGCTTTTTACGCACTCATGCTCCTGCTCGAAGCCGCCGTCATAGGTGTCTTCTCGGCGACAGACGTATTCCTGTTCTACGTATTCTTCGAGCTTACCCTCGTGCCGATGTACTTCATGATCGGTGTATGGGGCGGTGACCGCCGGATCTACGCGGCCATCAAGTTCTTCCTCTACACGGCCTTCGGCTCATTGCTGATGCTGGTCGGGATCCTCTTCCTTTTCTGGAAGGCCAAGACGCTCCTTGGTTTCCCTACCTTCGCCTACGCGGACCTTCTCCAGGTACCACTCACTGGCACGGAGCAACTGTGGCTCTTTGCCGCCTTCGCATTGGCTTTCAGCGTAAAGGTCCCACTATTCCCTTTTCACACATGGCTGCCTGACGCCCACGTCGAAGCGCCGACCCCTGGGTCCGTTATTCTGGCAGCTGTATTGCTGAAAATGGGGACATATGGATTTCTCCGGTTCCTACTCCCGCTCTTCCCGCTCGCGGCGCAGCACCCCACGGTCGTGACGACTATGATGGTGCTCGCGGTCATCGGAATCCTCTATACGGCTTGGGTCGCAGCTGTCCAGCCGGATGCGAAGAAACTGGTAGCCTACACGTCTGTAGCCCACATGGGGTTCGTCGTGCTTGGGATATTCGCGCTGACTGTGAACGGTCTACAGGGCGGCTTGCTCGTCATGATCTCTCACGGAATCAGCACGGGTGCCTTGTTTCTATTGCTCGGCATGTTGTATGAGCGCAGGCATACGAGGACGATATCCGAATTCGGTGGTATCGCCCGCGTCGCTCCCTGGTTTGCAACAGCCTTCCTGATCACGGCACTCGCATCCATCGGCCTGCCGGGGACCAGCGGATTCGTTGGTGAGTTCCTCGTGCTGCTCGGTGCCTTCGAAACGCACCCGGTGCTGGCTTTTCTCGCGACCACGGGCGTGATCTTCGCAGCTTACTACATGCTACCGATGGTGCAGACGGTTTTCTTCAACAAGCTTGAGTCGGAAGAGAATCGGAAGATCGAAGACCTCAGCCGGCGAGAGATGGTCATCCTCGCGCCTCTTTGTGCCCTCATGATCATCCTCGGCTGGAATCCGACCCCGGTTCTCGAACGCATGGAGCCCAGCGTGCGCGCCGTGATCGAGCGGGTCGAGTCAGCCAACGCCCAGGTGTCGCTTCTTGAAGAGCAGGGCCTCGACCTCCCGGGCGAAACCACTTCCGCCCTCATTGAAATGGGCTCGTCCGATGCGAACGCAGTGTCCGACGACCCGACTGCAGATCCCACGAGCGATGACGCAGCAGATGTCATCGCCGACGGCGACGAATAG
- a CDS encoding phosphomannomutase/phosphoglucomutase yields the protein MNPQIFRQYDIRGIVGQDLDETVTEAVGRALASHVRAETGLGRPRIAVGHDNRSSSPGLAAGMIAGIRAAGADVLDIGMVPTPVLYWAEFIYETDAAVQITGSHNPPEWNGIKMTCRRAALYGDAIQGLLQRIQSADIDSGAGDVEAIEVLDRYVDDIAGRFTLGRPMKVAVDCGNGSGALVAEQLFAALGVEITPLFCESDGTFPNHHPDPTVDENLEDIIRTVCETPHDLGVAFDGDADRIGAVDANGDIVRGDLILLIFGLDLLKKHGPGQKLVFDVKCSQALPEVFEAAGGEPIMWKTGHSLQKVKMKETGALLAGELSGHIMVADDYFGFDDALYDACRLISLLSHTERSLAEMVDRFPKYVSTAEIRIDVTEEQKWNIVEKAVTHYKTTHDVIEVDGARVQFDDGWALLRTSNTQPVIVARFEARTQERLDEIRSEVAEWLSQYDVSLP from the coding sequence ATGAATCCACAGATCTTCCGGCAGTACGACATCCGCGGCATTGTGGGCCAGGACCTCGACGAGACTGTGACCGAGGCGGTGGGGCGCGCCCTCGCGTCCCACGTCAGAGCAGAAACGGGACTTGGGCGGCCACGTATCGCAGTCGGCCACGACAATCGTTCTTCCTCACCGGGGCTGGCTGCAGGAATGATCGCCGGGATTCGGGCGGCTGGAGCAGATGTTCTCGACATCGGAATGGTGCCAACCCCGGTCCTCTATTGGGCTGAGTTCATCTACGAAACCGACGCCGCAGTCCAGATCACCGGATCACACAATCCACCCGAGTGGAACGGCATCAAGATGACATGCCGTCGCGCGGCGCTCTACGGTGACGCGATTCAGGGCCTGCTTCAGCGCATTCAATCTGCTGACATCGACTCAGGTGCCGGTGACGTCGAGGCCATTGAAGTCTTGGACAGGTACGTCGACGACATCGCTGGCCGATTCACACTCGGACGGCCGATGAAGGTTGCCGTGGACTGTGGAAACGGGAGCGGCGCTCTAGTGGCTGAGCAGCTTTTCGCGGCGCTAGGTGTGGAGATCACGCCGTTGTTCTGTGAATCCGACGGCACGTTCCCCAACCACCACCCGGATCCAACGGTTGATGAGAATCTCGAGGACATCATTCGCACCGTCTGCGAGACGCCTCATGACCTCGGCGTCGCTTTCGATGGAGATGCGGACCGCATCGGAGCCGTGGACGCGAACGGCGACATCGTACGAGGGGACCTCATCCTGCTGATCTTCGGGCTCGATCTACTGAAGAAGCATGGCCCGGGTCAAAAGCTCGTATTCGACGTGAAGTGCAGTCAGGCGTTACCCGAAGTGTTCGAGGCGGCTGGGGGTGAGCCCATCATGTGGAAGACCGGCCACTCGTTGCAAAAGGTCAAAATGAAGGAGACCGGTGCGCTTCTCGCAGGCGAGCTTTCTGGTCATATCATGGTAGCGGACGACTACTTCGGCTTTGATGACGCGCTGTACGATGCCTGTCGTTTGATCTCCCTGCTCAGCCATACCGAACGATCGCTCGCCGAGATGGTCGATAGATTCCCGAAGTACGTGTCCACGGCCGAAATTCGGATCGACGTCACGGAAGAGCAGAAATGGAACATCGTTGAGAAGGCTGTCACGCACTACAAAACGACGCACGACGTCATTGAGGTCGATGGTGCGCGCGTGCAGTTCGACGACGGATGGGCGCTGCTACGCACCTCGAACACGCAGCCGGTAATCGTTGCTCGCTTCGAGGCTCGTACGCAGGAGCGACTCGATGAAATTCGTTCTGAGGTCGCGGAATGGCTCTCCCAGTACGACGTTTCCCTTCCCTAA
- a CDS encoding UPF0182 family protein: protein MAAKSTDLLATLRGGRLLITVLLTIGILAALGRGLTSLYVEVLWQGQSGYLPVFWRRLAWEAGVRVLVGIMVGALVFVNLRIVSTTLNELQIRRKFANLEISKQLPKRYVLFAMLSAAATIGLWFGTSVSPSIGRQLLLAISSSPWGTVDPVLGKDIGFYVFWYPVLAGGITYALIIAFLVFTLATAGYAATGTVTWINGRLRAHGIARLHLGGILAAFFALLAAQLWLGRYGLLLGGNSDVQGIFGYADAQARLPAMQTLTVISLAAAVATMWGAWKNRPWPVIASFGAVMFGTIVIGNLLPSLIQSFRVEPNELVRETPYIEYSLDFTRDAYGLQDMARDSFSYDGAAPVDWEEAERQFAGLPVWGSGTSGPLLTTYEEVEARFGYYDFDGVSIDRYDTPDGPVPISISVRQINTGGIPDRNWQNLHLRQRYVAGAGAVASLAATRTRAGRPQMLVNGIPPEFDAGATGLQGLEIERPDIFFGTRPQGEYAIVTPGPDQFLAPDSTIGVAAIDFPGGISLSSGIRTALLAWRFRDINLLFSAELSDESRLIHRRRVTQRAQAIAPFLRFPERPYPVVEGGRIVWILEGFTGSLAYPLSADQDFGTVRRRVSYIRNSVKVTVDAVTGDINFYRVPIEDPLADAYAQAYPGLMQDMSAMPARLRAHLRYPRSLMDLQSRVLLQYHQETAATFHGQQDVWGAPQELSSTANPVPYVPEYGIYRLPGEESARFQLSTVFVPAGRENLTAIMVARTDEDGVPETILLDVPVADQVMGPRQVEALVEQDPVISQQFSLWRNGGSEVWTGHLHAVPVGNRLLYMEPIFLAAEEDAIPDLARFVVSDGSGVVMTESLSAAVAQLAGREIFTQDSATPVGADFSGDAVSGNPEAWPAEALTLLERAEARAREGDWEGYGQALEELRLLLQQFQGVNR from the coding sequence ATGGCCGCTAAATCAACTGACCTGCTTGCCACGCTGCGTGGCGGCAGACTGCTCATCACGGTCCTCCTCACGATCGGGATCCTGGCAGCGCTCGGGCGTGGCCTGACTTCGCTCTACGTCGAAGTCCTTTGGCAAGGGCAATCCGGCTACCTGCCTGTGTTTTGGCGGCGACTCGCCTGGGAAGCGGGGGTCCGCGTGCTAGTTGGGATCATGGTCGGGGCGCTCGTATTCGTGAATCTGCGAATCGTGTCGACCACACTAAATGAGCTCCAGATTCGCCGGAAATTCGCGAATCTGGAAATTTCGAAACAACTACCGAAGCGATACGTATTGTTCGCGATGTTGTCCGCTGCCGCCACCATCGGCCTGTGGTTTGGCACTTCTGTCTCGCCGAGTATCGGCCGGCAGTTGCTTTTGGCGATTTCTTCATCGCCGTGGGGCACAGTAGATCCGGTACTCGGCAAAGACATCGGGTTCTACGTCTTCTGGTATCCTGTCCTGGCAGGTGGGATCACGTACGCCCTGATCATCGCATTCCTCGTATTCACGCTCGCCACGGCAGGGTACGCCGCGACCGGTACGGTGACTTGGATCAACGGTCGACTCCGGGCTCATGGCATCGCACGCCTTCACCTTGGCGGAATTCTTGCCGCATTCTTCGCGCTGCTTGCCGCGCAGCTCTGGCTGGGTCGCTACGGCCTACTTCTGGGCGGGAACTCTGACGTACAGGGCATCTTCGGGTACGCGGACGCGCAGGCGCGCCTTCCCGCCATGCAGACGTTGACTGTTATCAGCTTGGCAGCGGCCGTCGCCACGATGTGGGGCGCGTGGAAGAATCGTCCCTGGCCGGTCATCGCCTCATTCGGGGCGGTGATGTTCGGGACGATCGTGATCGGCAACCTCTTACCGTCGCTCATCCAGAGTTTCCGGGTGGAACCGAACGAGCTCGTGCGTGAGACGCCGTACATTGAGTACAGCCTGGACTTCACCAGAGACGCGTACGGCCTGCAGGACATGGCCCGTGACTCGTTCAGCTATGACGGGGCCGCTCCAGTCGACTGGGAAGAAGCGGAACGACAGTTCGCAGGGCTCCCCGTTTGGGGGTCAGGTACCTCCGGGCCGCTGTTGACGACCTACGAGGAAGTCGAGGCCCGGTTCGGGTACTACGACTTCGACGGGGTTTCGATCGACCGATATGACACGCCCGACGGACCCGTGCCCATTTCCATCTCTGTCCGTCAGATCAATACGGGAGGCATTCCCGACCGGAACTGGCAGAACCTCCATCTGCGCCAGCGATACGTAGCGGGCGCGGGTGCCGTAGCCAGCCTAGCCGCGACGCGCACCCGGGCAGGGCGTCCCCAGATGCTCGTCAACGGAATTCCCCCAGAATTCGATGCAGGTGCCACAGGGTTGCAGGGCCTCGAAATCGAACGTCCAGACATTTTTTTCGGTACGAGGCCTCAGGGAGAGTACGCGATCGTCACGCCTGGTCCCGACCAATTTCTGGCTCCGGACTCGACGATCGGCGTCGCAGCCATCGACTTTCCCGGAGGCATCTCTCTCTCGTCGGGCATCCGGACCGCTCTCCTTGCCTGGCGCTTTAGGGACATCAACCTCCTGTTTTCCGCGGAACTCTCCGATGAGAGTCGCCTGATTCATCGCCGTCGTGTGACCCAGCGCGCTCAGGCGATCGCACCCTTTCTGCGTTTCCCGGAGCGACCCTATCCCGTCGTGGAAGGGGGACGAATCGTATGGATCCTCGAGGGTTTTACAGGCTCACTCGCTTATCCGCTGTCAGCAGATCAGGACTTCGGCACCGTCCGGAGGCGGGTGAGCTATATACGGAACAGTGTGAAGGTCACCGTCGATGCGGTAACGGGTGATATCAACTTCTACCGCGTCCCGATTGAGGATCCGCTAGCGGACGCCTATGCCCAAGCCTATCCGGGATTGATGCAGGATATGTCAGCCATGCCGGCCAGACTCCGAGCCCACCTGAGATATCCCCGAAGCCTCATGGATCTGCAGAGTCGCGTGCTTCTGCAATACCATCAGGAGACGGCCGCCACATTCCATGGCCAGCAGGATGTGTGGGGCGCACCTCAGGAACTCTCGAGCACGGCGAACCCCGTGCCGTACGTGCCTGAGTACGGGATCTATCGCCTTCCCGGGGAGGAATCCGCCCGATTCCAGCTTTCGACCGTCTTCGTCCCGGCCGGTCGAGAGAACCTGACTGCGATCATGGTTGCGCGGACAGACGAAGACGGGGTACCGGAGACGATCCTCCTGGATGTACCTGTTGCGGACCAGGTCATGGGCCCACGCCAGGTCGAAGCGCTGGTGGAACAGGACCCCGTGATCTCCCAACAGTTCTCACTCTGGCGAAACGGCGGCAGTGAAGTCTGGACAGGGCATTTGCACGCAGTGCCTGTGGGGAACCGGCTCCTGTACATGGAACCCATTTTCCTCGCGGCCGAGGAAGATGCAATTCCCGACCTTGCTCGCTTCGTAGTGAGTGATGGGAGCGGAGTCGTAATGACGGAGTCGCTGTCGGCAGCGGTAGCGCAACTCGCTGGCAGGGAAATCTTCACGCAAGATTCGGCGACTCCTGTCGGGGCCGACTTTTCGGGCGATGCCGTGTCCGGCAACCCGGAAGCCTGGCCGGCCGAAGCGCTCACGCTTCTCGAGCGTGCCGAGGCCCGTGCCCGAGAAGGGGACTGGGAAGGGTACGGTCAGGCCCTGGAAGAACTGCGGTTGCTGTTGCAGCAGTTCCAAGGAGTGAACCGCTGA
- the nuoK gene encoding NADH-quinone oxidoreductase subunit NuoK has translation MVTEALVLSAILFVIGTFGVLVRRNAIIMFLCIELQLNAVNLSFVAFSRVWGIDGQIFVFFVMTVAAAEAAVGLAIIISIFRHYETVNVDSFNVLKW, from the coding sequence ATGGTCACCGAGGCGCTCGTACTCAGCGCGATCCTTTTCGTCATCGGGACCTTTGGTGTCCTCGTGCGCCGAAACGCGATCATCATGTTCCTCTGCATTGAGCTACAGCTCAACGCGGTGAATTTGAGCTTCGTCGCATTCTCGCGCGTATGGGGCATCGACGGCCAGATCTTTGTGTTTTTCGTGATGACGGTGGCCGCTGCTGAGGCGGCGGTCGGACTCGCAATCATCATCTCGATTTTCCGTCACTATGAGACGGTGAATGTGGACAGCTTCAACGTCTTGAAATGGTGA
- a CDS encoding NADH-quinone oxidoreductase subunit I yields the protein MTISVKVMHRPDPDTTSYLRAALSGMALTFKHMVNPNKITQQYPEEQTDLSPRWRGTHVMETHADGRPKCVACGLCPTVCPANCIRLVGGEDDQGNRYPIVYEIDEFRCIFCGMCQEVCPVEAIHVGQHFENAEYTRDRFVYDLDRLMEQDHPSTLLWDPSDPDSE from the coding sequence ATGACGATTTCTGTCAAAGTGATGCACCGGCCGGACCCGGATACAACGTCGTATCTGCGAGCCGCGCTGAGCGGAATGGCGTTGACCTTTAAACACATGGTCAATCCCAACAAAATCACACAGCAGTACCCGGAGGAGCAGACGGACCTGAGCCCCCGATGGCGCGGCACGCACGTCATGGAAACCCATGCGGACGGTCGACCAAAGTGCGTGGCTTGTGGCCTGTGCCCGACGGTATGCCCAGCAAACTGCATCCGCCTCGTCGGAGGTGAAGACGACCAAGGGAATCGTTACCCGATCGTCTACGAGATCGACGAATTTCGCTGTATTTTTTGCGGCATGTGCCAGGAAGTGTGCCCTGTTGAAGCGATTCATGTGGGCCAGCATTTCGAGAATGCCGAATACACGCGAGACCGATTCGTCTACGACCTGGATCGACTCATGGAGCAAGACCACCCGTCCACACTTCTCTGGGATCCCTCGGATCCCGACTCGGAGTAA